A stretch of DNA from Oryza brachyantha chromosome 4, ObraRS2, whole genome shotgun sequence:
AGTGAAATTAAAGTAAAAGAAGCAATTAATACTTTTGTATTCTACTATAAGGCCACTGAAATATGATAGACATGTTATATTATATTACATTACTAGCACATTACCCATTCATTGCAATAGAATTTTATTAAAGAAGATtaacattaactttttttttcatatattatctTTTAGTTGCTGTATACATTTGTTGCTGACATGGTCTCATTGGTCCTACTGtcattttttcccaaaaaatgTAGAGTTAATGCAAGTCATTAACATGTGAGTACCATggtcatttttccttttaagaAATATGACAATTACTCTTGCTTGACTCAACAGCAAAATTGCCAGTTCGTGCTCACAAATGATTCGTTTTCTCTCATGAAGAACTGACAAAGTTAGCTGTTGTACTGATATATATGAGAATGATGGTTGATGAAAACAATCCGGGAGTTGGTCCCTGTTGCATCTCGACATTTCACCGTCAGTTGCAACAGGCTTTTTGTAGGACTTAACAAAAATTCTGTAGAATTTGCGTTCAAAGTAAACCATATTAATTCCAGCCTCCATAGAAATAACTCTAATTAGGATAACCAAGGTACAGTCGTTTATGCATTAGTCGGAAACAGGGGGTTCACAAtgttgttaaaaataaaaatacaggaACAAACGacaatatttgattttctcaaaaactatATTACGATTGCCTAATCGATTACCTAGTCGCAGGACAATTGAGCTAATGTCGCCTGGCTAAAAGGCAACATGAATAAATTCTACTCCAGTAAGTATAATTCTTTTGTGCAAAATACAAGGTAGCATGTTTTGTTATCTATCTAATCACAAATGAATAGCCTTCAAACTAGGCAAGATTATTGCATGACAACAAGCACGACAATCCAGGTTTCATGACAAGATAACTGCAAATTAAGGAGCAAAGATGAGTTACATGAGATTGGTCAATGCTGATTACACGCATGGAGCAGCTTCATCATGATTAAGCGGCAAAACCACAGAGAGAGCAAGTCCTGAAAACAACAAGAACAATAAACAAGTACATGTAAGGCACCATTTTGCTTCTACTTTCTTGTGAATACATTAAGCACTAAACtacaagaaaaaggagaatCTTCTGTCATTATTCATGGATGACAATACCTGCAATTATTTAGGTATGCTCAAAGTAATTTCCTCATCAAGTTATCATTGGTTCAGAGGGTATCTACAGTTCTGCTTCCACAATACTACCACACCAAAAGTACGTGGTTGTTAGAACCAACAGAACCACCCGCAATTAGAAAGGCATAGATTTTCACATAAGCTGAGTCACCAGggcatataataaaaatcatttgCTTGGAATGGATCACCAGAAACTATGTTTTAGATGTTACAGCTATGCTTAAAATTAAACAGGAGAGACTATagagcctcatcttttcgcttttgctttaTGCTTACAagccataatttaaaatttaaaccttaaatttaaagtaattttgaattttttttcatcgtagtttatttttaagccttatattttaaatcgctaagaacacgtgtataaaagttttcttcacatactatttttcattagcaaatatgtcatttggcttttttcctAGAAAAGCCTTCACCCCTATGGGTCAGCTCCGTACTAcagtttttaaaaacatcagtATCTTTGTGAAGAAAAAGCAACCAAATTAATGTAAAAAACaggaatattttttctattctacCATAGGATGCAGCTAGTCGGGGAAGTAACAGCCTTTAATTTTTCCATTATAATAATTCTTTCTTGACTGCATCTACATACAAGCTTTGTCCATATCAACAATCCTTCCTCTTTATGCAGCAACTTGAAACCCACATTGAACAACTTAGAGTTAACAATGGCAGGTTCAATAGGGGGATGGGTTGCTTCAGCTTTGATATCAAAGCTGGTTGATAAGATCTGCTCTTACGTAGGAGATCAGTATGAATACCAAAGGGAAGATACAAGAAGCAAACTGATAAGCCTTAAGGACAGCCTACTGCGAATCCATGAAGTGATACACAAAGCTGAGAGATTGCAAGGTAAGGACACAAACATTGGAAATCTGTTAAGGGGAATCAAAGATGCTGCTTACCAGGCTGAAGATGTTCTGGATTTATTTGATTACCGAGTTCTAGAAGCACAAGCTGAAGTTATGGACAAGGCGACCACTCAAGCTGAAGTCATGGACAACGTGACCAATCAAGTTGAAGTCATGGGCAAGGTGACCACTAGCTCAATTTCATCTTCCATAGCTGATTCTTATGCATCGTGTTCCTCTTCATCATCCTCCATAACCACCCTCGGTACTGCCTCCAGCATCATTAGCAGTGACTCAACAGTAAAACGCTCCATTCTTGCTCTCAAGCGCTTCCTTTTCTCAGATGAAGACCTCACTAAGTTAGCTGTTGTAgtgaatatatttaatgagaTTGATAATCGGATGAAAACTCTGTTGGAGTTACTGAAGCTAGAGAACAGGACACCAGAGCAACCAGTTCAGTGGCGCACAACAACCTCTATGCTGGGGGACACAAAGTTTTTCGGACGAGTTACTGAAGGTAAACATTTAAAGAATTTACTTATGAAGACAAATGAAAAGTCCAGGCAACCATATGATGTTATATCAATTGTTGGCATTGCTGGTGTCGGTAAGACTGCGCTTGTGCAAAAAGTGTATAgctatttttatgataaacaGGTACACTTTGATTTTATGGCATGGCTCCATGTGTCAGATAAACTCAATGTTGAACGCCTAACAAAAGAGATGGTACAGTCAGGTAACCTTAGCAAATCTGCTGATTTGAGCAGCATCAGTAGTTTAGATCAAGTTCAGAGGATACTTAAGGACAAACTGAAAGGTAGCAGGATTTTGGTAGTATTTGATGATGTATGGAATGAAATGAGCAGCCAGTGGGAGAATCTGTGCAAACCTCTGCAGTCTGCCAGTAAGGGCAGCAAAGTAATAGTAACTACTCGAAGTCAGAATGTGGCAAATATAAACGGGGCAACCGAGACAATACATTTAGATGGCCTAGAAGGTGAAGACTACAAAGAGCATTTTCTACGATGTGCCTTTCATGATGCAGATCCATTTGATTTTCCacgattgaaaaaaattggtgaAGAATTGGTGCAGAAATTGGCTGGTTCTCCTTTAGCAGCTAAGACAGTAGGAAATTTGTTAAAGGTGAGGCTAGATGAATACCACTGGAGGACAATCTGTGGAAGCAAATTATGGCAGATTGAACAGAATGAAGATGGTATTATGCCAGCATTGCGATTGAGCTATGAGCGCCTTCCTGATCATTTGAGGCAGTGCATTATTTACTTCACATTATTCCCTAAGAACTACCAATTTCGAGGTGATGTACTTGTACAGATGTGGAGAGCTCATGGTTTTATTAACAAAGAAACACCAGATGAAACCGCATATCGTTACCTTGATGATCTTCTACAGGTTTCATTCATTCGGAAGGCAGCCAATCTAGAGGATCATTATGTTGTTCATGACTTGGTACATGATTTTGCTGAGTCAGTCTCCAATGGAGAACACTTCCGTATAGAAGATAATTTCCATGTCAGCATTCCTAGAAATGTTCGCCACCTATATGTCAATGCCAGCAACATATCTATGGTTTATGCGAGTTTTGAAAAAGACAGAGAAATGAAGAATAATTTGAGAAGCTTAATAATATGCAAGGCAGATGCTTGTTCCTGGAGCACGGCCCGTACAGCTAACTTCAACTATGTTCTGGGAGAAACACTGAAACAGTTGAGAAGCTTACGGGTATTAGTGCTCCGACATCCTCATGGTATTTTGCCAAACAACATCCAGCATATGGTCCACCTTAGGTATCTGGATATCAAAGAAAGCTACAAATTTACCCGTATGCCCACATCATTATTTGGACTTTACCACTTGCAAGCATTAAGTCTCCAGCCTCATTATGAGAATAAGATGAAAATAGGACTGGAAAATGGTATCAGCAGGTTGACCCAATTACGATACTTACAGGCTCCACCAGGAATAATTTCAGGCATAAAATTGATTGGCAAGCTCACGATCCTCCAGGAATCTAACCATGgcaatgcaaaaaaaagaaaaaggacagCATCATAACATAAAACCTGTAAGTACGACAATCAAATACTCTCCTTAATCCTGAGTTatggattaaaatatgaatCATGTCTAATTTGTGGATATAATGTGTACAGatgtacaaaaaaaaattctgtgaGGGGTACATGACAAGGGGTTAATAGTTGTATATCATCAAACTAATAAAGTAGGTGCTCCAATTCCCAGTACCCTGATATTCTGAATATGTTAGCTGCAGATGTGGAAACAACTTCATGCACTGATTGtgacaaacataaatatgaattCAATTAGTTAGTTAACTGAGGATTATGCAGGTCACTACGTTTGACCTTTTAAGAAAATGGAACTAGAACAAACACACCGGTCATACTGCCACAGATGCCCCACCATACCAGCTGTCTCTTAGACCCTGCAAAACATTGTGATGCTGAGAGATAATTATACGAATGAAAAGTGGAGTGTTTAATCACACAATAAAATTGCGTGATCATTAATAAGTTTGGCATGTTACAAGTATAGTCTTGGTTCTAGCCACTTTTCTAAAATTGCATCATTTCATTCTCTAATAGTTCTCTTCTTATTCTATGACAGAAGACATTCAAGCAAACATACGCACACAATCGCATTTTATGGACAACTGGCTCACTGCAAAAAACTAGTCAGACCACTAACCTGAAGCCAGAAAAAAGTTCACTGTATGTAATGAATAAATCGGTATTTTTCCCTTTCTGTTGCACTGATATTCTAAGAATAAGAGCTTGAATAAATAACTATGTTTTCTATCTTGCAGGAGCTATACTTTATCTACGAAGGAAATGACAACTTGTAAACTGCCAACATGGTGTGTCACTGTCATTGCACTTAAGAAGTTGGAGACATCGGTACATGGAGAACAGAGGTTGAGCTATGGCCACTGCAGTGAAATAGAAGGTAGACCATAGACCTTGACAATATGTGCCATGTGCAAAAGTTAATCtgtgaaaattttaatgcTAGCCATTAACTTATCAAACTCACCAGGCCAACATACAGGAAACCAGAAAATTTGGATTTAGCTTACTCAGTTAATATGAATAATTTCCCTGTGTTTGGCACTGCTTTTACATGACTTATTTTGTATAGGCGCATTCTTCCTGGTGCAGTGATATTCAAGCCATTTGTGTGGTCCATAAAAGTTCACATGATAGAATGTGGAGGACAATTTTTGAGTGGACATATTCCATATGTTGCCATCCTTTCACTTCtttatttgaagttgattcACCTCTGTCAaaaaggtgtaccattcagtCATATTTCTACTTGTCACGGATATTCTTCCATTTTGATTGTCAATTTCAGTGAGGAAGGACGGTGAAGGATCACTTTCATCCTGAATTGGAAAGTTGGAAATTGTTTTACATCTAGattatgatttgtttatttttctcaatctgTCAGCTAAACACCATAAGTCAGCAATGTCACACATCACAATTTATTTACATTTCCCTGGTGAAGTACCAGAAAGAATTATTTCAATGAGTGATATGTCTGAGACTCTGAGTAATCATCCAAAATATCTTCATCTGAAAGCTACAACATAAACAATGTTATTCATGGACAAGAAAAGCTCTAATGCCATATTGGTTACCAAAAGACACAAGACACAAACAATATGCTAACTAAACAGAAATGTAATCAAGAATCTATATTCATGCAATCAGATATGGTTACCAAAAGATTTATTAGTCACCACACAAATGAGAGTATCATGGATCCAGCACAAAGGTTATAATTAGAATAGGGCCCTACTGATTTCCCATTGCTTGATAGTTTGTTGCACCAAATAATACAAGTGGTGCATCCAcctgaaaacaaaaacaaaagcattAAACCAACAGTGACACTACAGTTAATTCAAGTCATATTTCGAACAGAACAAATTAATAACTTGCCTGAACCTCCACTATTGTTGTTGCATCACCTTGGCCTCTTTGAGGTTCACAAACATGATCTAACTAGAGCGAAGGGCATCAAAAGAGCTTCCAATCAGAATAACTTACCAGAGCACCAtaattgtattaaaaatatgcattATTATATATGCTGAAAAACTAGAGTAGCTGCTTTTTTTTCAGCATAACAATACAGTGAACTAAATGGTTTATTAgtgaaaattatgaaacgaTAATATTATCTTTTGAATTCCTTAAGAGCTAATAGAAtatcaaaagttcaaaactaGGACGATACAACTTCAGGAAGTTTTCGGCAGCAATCTAGCTTAATTCTTTTTGCATATTCAGATTACTTCTGATCTTAACCATACAGAGTTAACTAAAATACAGTACATGTAGTAAACAACCAGAAAGCAGCACGTGTCTGCTCCTTAGGTAGCATGCCCCCATCATGGCTGTTCCAGCATTAAAAGAAGGGTGGGGTAGCTTCAGTGTTCATCATCAAGCTGGTTGACAGTCTGCCTTTAAGCAGGAGATCACTAAGATACGAGTACCAGGATATCAGCATGGTATGAGCACCAGGAGATCAGTATGATATGAGTACAGCTCGTGGACTATGCCTTTGCATGAAACAGAAACAGCTGTGTGTGTAGCTGAGTGATGTTAAAACAAGAATTTAAGCATGGAAGACTGGCAAAGTACTTGTCATGCTGAAGATGTTCCAGGCATGTTGGATTACAAAATCCCTGAAGCTACATCTCAAGCCATGGACAAGGGGGCCACTGAATTTGTTGATTCTTCAATGGTTGCTTATCCCTGTGCCAcgatcaccaccaccatcgcaACAACTTCCAACACTAGTATAAGAAACTCAACCTCAACAGTTAAACATTCATCTTGTGTTTCCCCACTTTTTCTTATGAAAACCTTAATGGGTTAATTCATATTCTGAACATCTTGAATGTATTGCTGAACATATGCACGcgcacacacatacacacacacatctgTACACCTTTGTTTTCTAAGATACTGCAGCAATTTAGcgtatttctataaatttaatgtcCTAATTCTCAAGAAAATTTCTATTGTAACAGGTAAGTGACTTAGCTCATCCTCATGTCAACTCACTGGTTCAGTATTGACTTTTGACCTGTAGAACAAAATTGATGTGATATCATTCTATCAATGCTTACTAGGAGTGCATGTTCAACATAACTCTGAAATATTATGTTGTGGCCACAAAATTGGTGCTTAAGGATGGAGAAGTGGAATGAATCAAGATTATCTAATGACAGAATGTCAGGATTGGTTAAACCATCATGAATGCTGTAACCATATGATACTCAACATTCCTATATAATTAGATTTTACCAGTGCACTGGTAgggccaaaacatcttataatatgtaacgAGGGAGTATTGTATTTTGGTAGGACAGTTTTAGCAGTataatatctcaagatatcaaCCATTGTCTACGAACTAGTTTGAAAATCTTTTATGGGCATTGACCAACTAGTACCAAACAGTGAATTTCATCAAGATAATGGTTTCAGAtaagtatcaaatttttgtAGACAAAACCAGAGATCAGTATCATTCATCACTAACCAATGAGTACTGTCCACCTTAGACCAAAAGACTGTAAACATGGAGAATTAATAGTAATTTCATCGAGGTTTTGCATTACATGATAGAACAAACCAACGACTCATGCAGAGAAATAACGCTTATGCAGCGACCATTAGTTCAGGTTAGAAgtataattgtataaatactGCATACCTCAACCAAGAAGTTTGAGTGATAAAACTTCATCTACTTCATATAGATTGCACCATATGTAATTCAAAAGCACACAAGAAGGAAATGTTAAAAAGATAGACGACTTGATTCAACAGACTTCAGATGAATCGTGGAGCATTCACGGCATAACCTTCTAGCAATGGAAAGAATGCATGTGGAACAAGGCTTTGTTTAAGCATCACAGCAGTCATCCAGGGGGTGTGACCATCATGTTGGAAAGTGGCCAGCAGCTTGCCATCAGTATCAAAGTAAAGCAGGCATTGTTTGCCTTCAACTAGCAAAAGCAAATGCCCACCATCCGAAAAAACAGTCACCTCCCAATTATCACCCTCATCAAGCTTCCCCCTGATCTCTGGAACTGGCATCTCAACCCGGTACTTGTGAGACCACACCTCTCTCTCATAATCCTGCAACACCCAGATATCGACAACCGCCGCACCACCGAAAATGCCGAGCGTGCCATCAGTCTCGAAGAGAAATTTGCATCTTATTATTTGGAGCACGCATCCACCGGAAAGACTCGGCTGTAGTGTCAAACACCAGAATCTTGTCTCCCAATGTCTCGAACCAATGCAGGCTACCATTGAACAGGACAGGTGGGCAGCCTGCCACCCACTGCCACCACCCAATGCACCTCGGCATGTCGCCGGAGCCCAGTGTGTAAACGTGGTAGGAAATGTTATCAAAGGTAGACATCGTCCTCCGGACCACGAGAATCCGGTACTCGCCGGTGGGGCGGTGCTGGTACAACCCCATGAAGGTGAACCCAGCAAGCATCGGGAGGCCACCGTACTGGCGGGTGGCCGGGTTACAGACAGCGTAGGTATCGTGACGGCGGCCGGAGAGGACAAGGATGCCATCGCAGGAGTCCTTCACGAAGATGGCGGTGTCGCTGAACCTGGCGACGTGCTGGAGccgcgcggcgggggcggcggcgtcacgGCGGTCGAGGGCGAGGAAGTCGACGAAGGTCGGGCCCCCATGGTCGATGTCGTAGCCGGTAACGAAGGGGAgggggcgctggcggcggtggtgggcgtggaggaaggcgcgggtggagGTGAGGCGGCGCCAGGAGCGGCAGACCAGGCGGCAGCGGAGGAGCGGCTTGGGGGGGAGGTGGAGCAGGATCTCCCACACGACGAGCTCCTCCGGGAGGCCCCGTGGTCGCCCTTCTCTCTCCGCTTTcaacatggcggcggcggcggccggagcgaGGGGAGATCTGTTTGGGTGTGCTCGAACAGCTCCTCTAAATTAGCTTGAAAGTTACATCCTCTGTATATTTGTGTGCTTCAACAACAGATCATCAGAGTATCTATATTCTAGtctcttatattttattgatctaTATACTATCATgcattttattatgttttatagtGATCAAAGTGGAGACAGCTGAGTTTTAGATGAtgaagagagaacatctaaatatagatgtACTTTCTCCTGACATaggatatctaaaaatagagaatagaataaatgttctgttggagcacTATTTTTACCatctatactctatttttaaaatagatgataggataaaAGAGTTGCTGGGATGCTTTTAGAATTGGGTTT
This window harbors:
- the LOC102702653 gene encoding LOW QUALITY PROTEIN: F-box protein At3g57580-like (The sequence of the model RefSeq protein was modified relative to this genomic sequence to represent the inferred CDS: inserted 2 bases in 1 codon), with translation MLKAEREGRPRGLPEELVVWEILLHLPPKPLLRCRLVCRSWRRLTSTRAFLHAHHRRQRPLPFVTGYDIDHGGPTFVDFLALDRRDAAAPAARLQHVARFSDTAIFVKDSCDGILVLSGRRHDTYAVCNPATRQYGGLPMLAGFTFMGLYQHRPTGEYRILVVRRTMSTFDNISYHVYTLGSGDMPRCIGWWQWVAGCPPVLFNGSLHWFETLGDKILVFDTTAESFRWMRAPNNKMXKFLFETDGTLGIFGGAAVVDIWVLQDYEREVWSHKYRVEMPVPEIRGKLDEGDNWEVTVFSDGGHLLLLVEGKQCLLYFDTDGKLLATFQHDGHTPWMTAVMLKQSLVPHAFFPLLEGYAVNAPRFI